Part of the Natrialbaceae archaeon AArc-T1-2 genome, CGTCATCTCGCCGTACTCTCGCTCGCCCGCCGCGATCGGCCAGACCGCGGTCACGCTGCAAGAGATCAGCGACGGTCGTTTCCGCCTGCGCATCGGAGCCTCCTCGCCTGCACTCGCCGAACGCTGGCACGGCCTCGAGTTCGACCGGCCGCTCCGGCGCGTCCGTGAGGCCGTCGAGATCGTTCGGCAGGTCCAGTCCGGACAGCGCCTCGAGTACGACGGCGAGATATTCTCTCCCGACGGGCTCACACTCGAGTGCGAACCGCCCGAACCGCCGGCTCCGGTCGACGTCGCCGCGCTCGGCCCCAAAGCGACCGAACTCGCCGGCCGCTTCGGCGACGGCTGGGTACCTCAGCTGTTACCGTACGAACAGCTCCAGGCACGCCTGGGTGATCTCAAACGCGGTGCCGAGCTGGGCGATCGCCAACTCGACGACCTGCGTGTGGCTCCGTTGCTTCGGTGTTGTGCCCTCGAGGACGGCGAGCGCGCCCGCGAGTACGCCCGCTCACAGCTGGCCTTTATGATCGCCGTCTACGGTCCCTTCTACCGACAGGCGATCGCCGACGCCGGCTGGACCGAACTCACCGAACGAGTCCGGGATCGGTGGCACGAGTCGGGCCGAGAGGCCGCTGCCGCGGCGATCACCGACGACCTCCTCGAGGCAGTCGTCGCCGCCGGCACGCCCGCGGAGGTCCGCGACCAGGTTGAACGCTTCGAGGCTATCGACGGCGTCGACGCGATCCAGGTCGCGTTCTGTGGCGGAATGAGCGACGACGAGCGGGATCGGACGCTCGAGGCGCTTGCACCCTCGCGCTGACTGGAACCGTCGGCACACGACCTGTCCTGGCGTGAGCCCGAGCGGATTCTTTAAAGGACGACGATACCTTCGGTCGAGGTATGGGACTACTGGACGGGCTCCGTGCCGTGCTGGGGTTGCGTGCCGAACGTGACGCCAAGCGCGACGCCGACCCTGACGACCTCTTCGGGATGAGCACCGCCTACATCACGATGGAGGCCGAACTCGGCTACGAGGCCATGGCGGAGGGCGCACTCTGTTTCTCAGGCGTCGACTCACACCAGTTTCGCGAGGCCGTCGACGAGGTCGAGGCCATCCTCGAGGCGGGACGTGAGGAGACCGGCACCGACTTCACGGTCACCGAAGACGACCACGGCTACCACTGGGTCGTCCTCGAGGACGACGACCCGGAAGATCTGATCACGAGCATGCACTTCGCCGCCGACACGTTCGTCGAACACGGCTACGGTTCGCGGCTGCTTGCGGCCGTTTTCGGCTACCGAAACGAGGACGGACCGGCTTACTGGATCTACTCGTTCCGTCGCGGTGCGTTCTACCCCTTCGTACCCCGGCCCGGCCGCGAGCGCGACTCGAGCACGGAGTTTACGCTCGAGGCGACGCTCGACGGCGAACTCGAGATCGAACGCGACAAGGAGTACTGGTATCCGCTGTGGCCAAGCGAGGGTGGGACGCGTCCCTGGGAGTAGCCGTCGGTCAGTCGGAGCGATCCAATCACTGCCCTCGCTCGCCGTTTCGAGCGGGGCCGACACTCGTCTTCGATGATAGTATCACGTCTTCCAACCGAAACGACCCCGGTGCCGCCCGCCAGTTTCACTTTCACTCTCCTGTTAACGAGGGTTTATGGGGGAGCCCGAGCAACGACCGACCATGCCAGACGTAGACCTCGAGACTCTCCCCGGCGTCGGACCGGCGACAGCGGACAAACTCCACGACGCAGGCTTTGACTCCTTCCAGAGCCTCGCCGTCGCTTCGCCCTCGGAACTGTCGAATACGGCGGACGTCGGCGAGTCCACCGCCGCTGACATCGTCAACGCCGCCCGCGACGCCGCAGACGTCGGCGGCTTCGAGACCGGCTCGGCCGTCCTCGAGCGACGAAACGAGATCGGCAAGCTCTCCTGGCACATCGACGAGGTCGACGACCTCCTCGGTGGCGGCATCGAGACCCAGTCGATCACCGAAGTCTACGGCGAGTTCGGCTCCGGCAAGTCTCAGGTTACCCACCAGATGGCCGTCAACGTCCAGCTGCCAAAGGAGGTCGGCGGCCTCCACGGCAGCGCCATGTTCATCGACAGCGAGGACACGTTCCGACCCGAACGGATCGACGACATGGTCCGTGGACTCCCCGACGAGGCGATCGACGCCGCCCTCGAGGACCGCGAGATCGAGGGATCGGCCGACGACGAGGCGGCCGTCGACGAACTCGTCGAGGCCATGCTCGAGAAGATCCACGTCGCGAAGGCGTTCAACTCCAACCACCAGATGCTGCTGGCCGAGAAGGCCCAGGAACTGGCGAGCGAACACGAAGAGGCCGACTACCCGATTCGGCTGCTCTGTGTCGACTCGCTGACCGCTCACTTCCGGGCGGAGTACGTCGGCCGTGGCGAACTCGCAGAGCGCCAGCAGAAACTCAACAAACACCTCCACGACTTAGACAAGGTCGGCAACCTCTACAACGCTGCCGTCGTCGTCACCAACCAGGTGGCCTCGAACCCCGACTCGTTCTTCGGCGATCCGACCCAGCCCATCGGCGGCAACATCCTCGGTCACAAGTCGACGTTCCGGATCTACCTTCGCAAGTCCAAAGGTGACAAGCGGATCGTCCGCCTCGTGGACGCACCGAACCTCGCCGACGGCGAGGCAGTCATGCGCGTTCAGGACGAGGGGCTGAAACCCGAGTGAGGCGTCCCCAGGCGTCCTCGCCTGGTTCCGAGCACTACCCGAGCGCTTCGAGTGCCGCCTGTCGCTTCCGGGCGACCGACTCGATTTGTGCTTTCTTGTCTTCGGGATCCTCGAGCCCCTCGAGCCAGTAGAGTGCGCTGTAAAAGGCCACGAGTCGGCCGATCTCGCGCTCCGTAAGCAGCCCAAGGTCTCCGGCTGCCGACTCGTAGAGCACGGGCGCCTCGACGCGTTCCGTGAGCCGTTCGTAGCCGCCGTCGGCGATCAGGTTGTCGACGTACTCGTAGGTTCGAAGCTCTTCGGCGAATGCCCGGCGGAGTCGCCGGGTGGCGTCGCGTTCGCGCTTCCAGTAGAGCAGATACGAGCCGACGGCGGTCGCGACCGCGCCGATGATCGCCCCGAGGACGAAGCCGACGGCCGTCTCGACCATGCCAGTCCGTTGGTCCCGCGGCGGGAAGGGGTTGGGCTTGCAGCGCCCAAAGAGTCATACTGCCGGACAGAAGTTCGTGAACGAAAGAGACAGCCACCCGGACAGTAGACGTAACAGAGGGCGCGAAGAACGGGACTGCTGTCTCGTGATGAGCGCCCGGACACTGACACACAGCGGTCAATACTGGCGGGCGAAAATCTGTGAGATTTTCGTCCGTCAGTATCAGTCCTCGGTCGTCGTCTTCTCGACCTCGAGTTCGCCGCGGTAGATCTCCGCGCCGTCCTGGGCGACTTTCTCCGCGAGAACGGCACACTTGACGCGCATCGGCGAGATCTCGACGCCGAGCATGTCGATCACGTCGTCGCGATCCATCTCGAGTAACTCCTCGACGGCCATTCCCTGGAGTTCGCTCGAGAGCATGCTCGCGCTGGCCTGACTGATCGCACAGCCGTCACCCGAGAAGGCGACCTGCTCGATCGTCTCCTCGTCGTCGTCGAGTTTGACGTCCATGCGAATCTCGTCGCCACACATCGGATTCTCGCCGACGTGGCTGAAAGTGGGATCCTCGAGTTCCCCGTAGTTGCGGGGATTCTTGTAGTGATCGAGGATCTGCTGTCTGTACATATCGGAGCCGAGTCCCATCTTGGATTCGCATAGGAAAGTGCGCTGTAAAAGGGTTCCGGGGGAGGGTTCGCGTTCGCACGATCGGTGGCCGTTGGTCGGTGCCAAGCGGAGATCTCAGGCGAACAGCTCGCGAGCGTCCTCGAGCGCGTCGACGAGCACGTCGATCTCCTCGCGAGTGTTGTAAATGTAGAACGACGCCCGCGCGGAGGCTGCGACGCCGAGTTTGTCGTGCAGCGGCTGGGTACAGTGGTCGCCGGCCCGGATCGCGACGGCGTGGTCGTTCATGATCGAGGCGAGGTCGTGGGCGTGGACGCCCTCGAGGTTGAAACTGACGAGGCCGCCCCGGTCGGGACCGGGTTCGGGACCGTAGATATCGACGTCGCCGACCTCGCTGAGTCGCTCGTAGGCGTACGTCGAGAGCTCTCGCTCGTGGGCCTGGACGTTCGCCATGCCGATCTCTTCGAGGTAGTCGACGGCGGCGTGGAGGCCGACGGCCTCGGCGATCGGCGGCGTGCCGGGTTCGAACTTCCAGGGAAGCTCGCCCCAGGTGGTGTCCTCGAAGGTTACCTTTCGGACCATGCCGCCGCCGTAGAGGTACGGCTCCATCTCCTCGAGCAGTTCCTTGCGGCCGTAGAGGACGCCGATGCCGGTGGGGCCGGCCATCTTGTGGCCGGAGAAGGCATAGAAGTCGGCACCGATCTCCTCGACGTCGACGGGCTGGTTGGGAACGGCCTGTGCGCCGTCGATCAGCGAGAGGGCGTCGTGGTCGTGGGCGAGCTCTGTCAGTTCCGAGACGGGATTGACGGTGCCTAAGGTGTTCGAGACGTGGACCGCCGAGACGAGCGCCGTGTCGTCGGTGATACACTCCCGGGCGTGATCCATGTCCAGGCGACCATCCTCGTCGATCCGGATGTATTTCACGTCCGCACCCGTCCGCTGTGCGACCTGTTGCCAGGTGACGAGCGAGGCGTGGTGTTCCATCTCCGTCAACACGACCTCGTCGCCGGGACCGAGTTCGGAGAGTCCCCACGAGTACGCGATCAGGTTCTCGCTTTCGGTGGTGTTTTTCGTGAAGATGATCTCCTCGCGGCCGCCGCTTGCTCCGACGAACTCGGCGACGCGGTCGTGGGCGTCCTCGTAGGCGATCGATGCCTCCTGGCTGAGGTGGTGGATACCGCGATGGACGTTCGAGTTGTACCTCCGGTAGTAGTCGCTCATCGCCTCGACGACCGGCTCCGGGGTGTGAGTCGTCGCCGCGTTGTCGAGGTAGACGAGCGGCGTCCCATCATCGACGGCTTCGCCGTCTGCTCGTTGGGTCTCCGACCCAACGCTGAACTCGCGCTCGAGGATCGGGAAATCGGCCCGGATCCCTTCGACGTCGAGAGCTTCGACGTTCTGTCGGCTCATTACCGAAGGGAAGGAACCGGAGACAAAACACTCCTTCGGTCGCGACACCTCCGTCGGCCTGATCGCCATACTCGTCTACTACCATCTCCGTAGACCTCGTGTGACCGAAACGAGGCTCGACGACGGGTTCCTCACGACCGAGACCAGCCCGTCACAGCCGAGCCAGCACTCGCCCGCCGTCAGTACAGCCGCAACAGCTGGGCGTGACGGGTCGTATCCACCTCGAGGACGTTCG contains:
- a CDS encoding TIGR04024 family LLM class F420-dependent oxidoreductase, which gives rise to MSADINRDVVLPLDEYDNIEEAVSLAQRAETMGYGAVSVGETAGRNVPLVLSVVAERTDEIGIADDVISPYSRSPAAIGQTAVTLQEISDGRFRLRIGASSPALAERWHGLEFDRPLRRVREAVEIVRQVQSGQRLEYDGEIFSPDGLTLECEPPEPPAPVDVAALGPKATELAGRFGDGWVPQLLPYEQLQARLGDLKRGAELGDRQLDDLRVAPLLRCCALEDGERAREYARSQLAFMIAVYGPFYRQAIADAGWTELTERVRDRWHESGREAAAAAITDDLLEAVVAAGTPAEVRDQVERFEAIDGVDAIQVAFCGGMSDDERDRTLEALAPSR
- the pspAB gene encoding PspA-associated protein PspAB encodes the protein MGLLDGLRAVLGLRAERDAKRDADPDDLFGMSTAYITMEAELGYEAMAEGALCFSGVDSHQFREAVDEVEAILEAGREETGTDFTVTEDDHGYHWVVLEDDDPEDLITSMHFAADTFVEHGYGSRLLAAVFGYRNEDGPAYWIYSFRRGAFYPFVPRPGRERDSSTEFTLEATLDGELEIERDKEYWYPLWPSEGGTRPWE
- the radA gene encoding DNA repair and recombination protein RadA, which gives rise to MPDVDLETLPGVGPATADKLHDAGFDSFQSLAVASPSELSNTADVGESTAADIVNAARDAADVGGFETGSAVLERRNEIGKLSWHIDEVDDLLGGGIETQSITEVYGEFGSGKSQVTHQMAVNVQLPKEVGGLHGSAMFIDSEDTFRPERIDDMVRGLPDEAIDAALEDREIEGSADDEAAVDELVEAMLEKIHVAKAFNSNHQMLLAEKAQELASEHEEADYPIRLLCVDSLTAHFRAEYVGRGELAERQQKLNKHLHDLDKVGNLYNAAVVVTNQVASNPDSFFGDPTQPIGGNILGHKSTFRIYLRKSKGDKRIVRLVDAPNLADGEAVMRVQDEGLKPE
- the sufU gene encoding Fe-S cluster assembly sulfur transfer protein SufU, with translation MGLGSDMYRQQILDHYKNPRNYGELEDPTFSHVGENPMCGDEIRMDVKLDDDEETIEQVAFSGDGCAISQASASMLSSELQGMAVEELLEMDRDDVIDMLGVEISPMRVKCAVLAEKVAQDGAEIYRGELEVEKTTTED
- a CDS encoding aminotransferase class V-fold PLP-dependent enzyme; amino-acid sequence: MSRQNVEALDVEGIRADFPILEREFSVGSETQRADGEAVDDGTPLVYLDNAATTHTPEPVVEAMSDYYRRYNSNVHRGIHHLSQEASIAYEDAHDRVAEFVGASGGREEIIFTKNTTESENLIAYSWGLSELGPGDEVVLTEMEHHASLVTWQQVAQRTGADVKYIRIDEDGRLDMDHARECITDDTALVSAVHVSNTLGTVNPVSELTELAHDHDALSLIDGAQAVPNQPVDVEEIGADFYAFSGHKMAGPTGIGVLYGRKELLEEMEPYLYGGGMVRKVTFEDTTWGELPWKFEPGTPPIAEAVGLHAAVDYLEEIGMANVQAHERELSTYAYERLSEVGDVDIYGPEPGPDRGGLVSFNLEGVHAHDLASIMNDHAVAIRAGDHCTQPLHDKLGVAASARASFYIYNTREEIDVLVDALEDARELFA